A region from the Vicia villosa cultivar HV-30 ecotype Madison, WI linkage group LG3, Vvil1.0, whole genome shotgun sequence genome encodes:
- the LOC131657355 gene encoding uncharacterized protein LOC131657355, whose product MSECNLVAEKVWKEIESTHRVNDDQLYILHFLFGKNFEGASRLVDQRGVKRISGEPSGRFIFQVTGESRKKDQYLCFAENFCACYSFFYDVVNRGEQLCCKHQLAARLAASLGSYVEVKVSDDDLALLLSKI is encoded by the exons ATGAGTGAATGTAATTTAGTAGCAGAAAAAGTGTGGAAGGAAATTGAATCTACACACAGAG TGAATGATGATCAACTTTATAT TTTACATTTTTTGTTTGGTAAGAACTTTGAGGGAGCTTCTAGATTAGTTGATCAAAGAGGTGTTAAGAGGATTTCAGGTGAACCAAGTGGAAGGTTTATCTTTCAG GTTACAGGGGAATCGCGGAAAAAAGACCAGTATCTGTGTTTTGCAGAAAACTTTTGTGCATGTTATTCTTTCTTCTATGATGTTGTCAACAGAGGGGAACAGCTATGT TGTAAACATCAATTAGCTGCGAGACTTGCTGCATCGTTGGGATCGTACGTCGAAGTTAAGGTATCTGATGACGATCTAGCTTTGCTGCTTTCCAAAATATAG